The Miscanthus floridulus cultivar M001 chromosome 6, ASM1932011v1, whole genome shotgun sequence genomic interval AGCATAAGTACATTTTAAGGAACCTGTAATTTTATCAAAGCTCCAGCCACTTGTAGTTTATTAATTATTATCTTCCCATAACATTTTGTGACTCTACTGCTCATTTTAAAGACATTCTTGTGGCAAGCAATTGTATGGTTTCGTGCTATTAAAACAACAGTACATCTTATTATGCTTTCCTAATTCAGCATGTTGGCCACTGTGATGAATGCTATATTTCTTCAAGCAACAATGGAGAGCATTGGAATACCGACCCGTGTCCAAACTGCCTTCCGTATGTCAGAAGTTGCAGAACCATACATACGCCGAAGAGCTGTAAGGCATTTAGAGAAAGGAAGAGTTGTCATATTTGCTGCAGGAACAGGGAACCCATTTTTCACAACTGATACAGCTGCTGCTCTCCGCTGTGCCGAAAGTGAGTTCATCTTCCACTCTTCACTGATGAACTGTTgtgattaaaaaaaaatcttgatAAAGGCAAAGATGTCTATTTATTCACCTTTAAAAATAGTTGCTTAAGCACTAGTTATTGTGCTATAGTTTGCAGGTCATTTGACTAACTAGGAGTCTCATGGCAACACTTTTTATACTAGCTATCTACTTATTACCTTGTTCTTTTAGTTGTGTGATGATACATTGAGAACACTTTGGTGCAGATTAAGTGAAATATGTAAGCTGTGGATGGAATAGTTGATTTCCTCCACAGTTCTGCGACTTGTACTAAATTTGTGTTAGGATGTGTTTTCACTGACTCTATTACTAACTATTTACACAAGCAATCATTTAGTCACTATTGTGCCTACGGATTCATGCTATCATGGTGTGAGGTTGAACATCTCAGATGAACAACACTTATTTCATTAGTTCCTTTTTTTTGCTTAGTTTATTGTACCATTGACGCCTTTTTTTCTGCTATTATTATGTGAGCAGTCAATGCAGAGGTAGTGCTTAAAGCGACAAATGTTGATGGTGTGTATGATGCGGACCCCAGGCATAATCCAAATGCCCGCCTTCTTGAGACTGTGAGCTATCATGAAATTTCGACAAGAGATCTCTCAGTAATGGATATGACTGCTATTACACTATGCCAAGAAAACAACATTCCCAGTACGCATGCTATCAGTTTAACTTTTGTATTGATTTTTTATTTCATTAATTTTTTTAATCTATCGTGTCATTTCGCAGTTGTTGTGTTTAACTTGCAAAAGACTGGGAACATTGCAAAGGCTATTGTCGGTGAGAAGGTTGGTACCTTCATCGGATGCACAGGAAATCAGGAACAAAATGGAAACGCGCTGGTTGAAGAAAGAAGATTGGTTAATGAGGTGTGAGCTCCAGAGCTGCAAGAGCTGGGGCTCTCCCTCTTTTCTTGTTTATCAGTTTATATATATGCCTAGGAGGTTTTAGGGCGGTTGGGTTGGGGGCTGGTGCTGGAATTAGATTATTTTAGGTATCAAGATCATGATAGTTGTAACCTTGGAAGAAGACACTTGGACGAAATAAAAAATTTCCAAGACACTTGGACGAAATAATTTTTTCCTGCCAAATGCTGATGTTCCGTGTACATCTCTCCACTGGTAATTGACGATTGAAACTTTGACCAGATTCAAAACCCATGGGCTACTATGGGAGCGGTGGGCATTTGATTTTGGTGACATTGTTGCTACTCATTAATTTTGTGGCAAAAGTTGGGCTGACGTTGGCCATCCACGTTTTCTTTAGCAACAGACAAACCAGATGAGTTGGCACATTagatttta includes:
- the LOC136459975 gene encoding uncharacterized protein isoform X1; the protein is MAASAAAAVPATFLPRLATPLSPSPVLPSPGLRAHPVAAPLSLSAKRRACACAATGSGFSSSNSGNQTSVMLPFSFTFDEDSSSSKRPYRWKRVLLKVSGEALAGNHTENIDPKITMAIAREVASVTKLGVEVAIVVGGGNIFRGASWAGCSGLDRSSADYIGMLATVMNAIFLQATMESIGIPTRVQTAFRMSEVAEPYIRRRAVRHLEKGRVVIFAAGTGNPFFTTDTAAALRCAEINAEVVLKATNVDGVYDADPRHNPNARLLETVSYHEISTRDLSVMDMTAITLCQENNIPIVVFNLQKTGNIAKAIVGEKVGTFIGCTGNQEQNGNALVEERRLVNEV
- the LOC136459975 gene encoding uridylate kinase PUMPKIN, chloroplastic-like isoform X2: MAASAAAAVPATFLPRLATPLSPSPVLPSPGLRAHPVAAPLSLSAKRRACACAATGSGFSSSNSGNQTSVMLPFSFTFDEDSSSSKRPYRWKRVLLKVSGEALAGNHTENIDPKITMAIAREVASVTKLGVEVAIVVGGGNIFRGASWAGCSGLDRSSADYIGMLATVMNAIFLQATMESIGIPTRVQTAFRMSEVAEPYIRRRAVRHLEKGRVVIFAAGTGNPFFTTDTAAALRCAEINAEVVLKATNVDGVYDADPRHNPNARLLETLLCLTCKRLGTLQRLLSVRRLVPSSDAQEIRNKMETRWLKKEDWLMRCELQSCKSWGSPSFLVYQFIYMPRRF